A stretch of the Desulfobacter sp. genome encodes the following:
- a CDS encoding IS256 family transposase has translation MTEENTEFDFQKALKGIQEGKPFTGKGGVLTSLIKNLAEAALEGELESHLGQEVSANRRNGKSKKTIKSLDDKFELKTPRDRAGTFSPQIVKKHQTTLSDEIERKIIALYGLGMSYNDMASHLQEIYGLEISNATLSTITDKIIHTVKEWQARPLENVYPIVWLDAIHYKVRENGKVGSKAVYTILGVNIEGRKEVLGLYISENEGANFWLQVLTDLSNRGVKDILIACVDGLKGFPEAIETIFPDTEVQLCVVHQIRNSLKYVGSKNKKEFMADLKRVYKAVNKDLAEEELDILENKWNDKYPIVIKSWRNNWERLSHFFKYPEEIRRIIYTTNTIEAVHRQFRKLTKTKGSFPNQDSLLKLLYMGIQNASKKWTMPIQNWSLTISQLAIFFEGRLDKELGI, from the coding sequence ATGACCGAAGAAAACACCGAATTTGATTTTCAAAAAGCCCTTAAAGGCATCCAGGAAGGTAAACCCTTCACAGGTAAGGGCGGCGTCCTTACATCATTAATCAAAAATCTTGCTGAAGCTGCTCTTGAAGGAGAGTTGGAGTCCCATCTCGGGCAGGAAGTTTCTGCCAACCGCCGTAATGGAAAAAGCAAAAAGACCATTAAATCCCTGGATGATAAATTTGAGCTAAAAACCCCGCGTGACAGGGCCGGAACCTTCTCTCCACAGATCGTCAAAAAACATCAGACAACGCTCAGCGATGAAATTGAAAGAAAGATAATAGCCCTTTACGGCCTGGGCATGAGTTATAATGATATGGCTTCCCATTTACAGGAAATCTATGGACTTGAGATTTCAAATGCCACTCTGAGCACCATTACCGATAAAATCATCCATACCGTCAAAGAATGGCAGGCCAGGCCGTTGGAAAATGTGTACCCAATCGTATGGCTTGATGCCATACATTATAAAGTACGAGAAAACGGAAAGGTCGGCAGCAAGGCCGTTTACACAATTCTTGGGGTGAATATCGAGGGCCGCAAAGAGGTTCTTGGGCTGTACATATCCGAGAATGAGGGTGCGAACTTCTGGCTGCAGGTGTTAACAGACCTTTCAAACCGAGGGGTAAAAGATATCCTGATTGCCTGTGTTGATGGTCTAAAAGGTTTTCCCGAGGCCATTGAGACCATATTCCCGGACACAGAAGTTCAACTCTGCGTAGTCCACCAGATCCGAAATTCATTGAAATACGTTGGTTCCAAAAATAAAAAAGAATTTATGGCAGATCTAAAACGTGTTTATAAAGCGGTCAATAAGGATCTGGCCGAAGAAGAACTGGATATCTTGGAAAATAAATGGAATGACAAATACCCGATTGTGATAAAATCCTGGCGGAACAACTGGGAACGCCTCAGTCATTTCTTTAAATATCCAGAAGAGATTCGACGGATAATATACACCACAAATACCATTGAGGCTGTGCATCGACAGTTTCGAAAACTGACCAAAACAAAGGGATCATTCCCGAACCAGGACAGCCTGTTAAAGCTGCTTTACATGGGGATCCAGAACGCCAGTAAAAAATGGACAATGCCGATTCAAAATTGGTCACTGACAATTTCCCAGTTGGCAATTTTCTTTGAAGGCCGGCTGGATAAAGAGCTGGGAATTTGA